From one Humulus lupulus chromosome 8, drHumLupu1.1, whole genome shotgun sequence genomic stretch:
- the LOC133793637 gene encoding VQ motif-containing protein 1: MSGSGTRRENSTNKPPKVVIINTQYVETDIKGFKNVVQKLTGKDSKVEDDGDDGQRALKRWSDHNDNAKQFESSTSSSSHRMYSSYATPADVRTLTRDISFKEIERLLRDMPPIDEM, translated from the coding sequence ATGTCCGGGAGTGGTACCAGAAGAGAGAACAGTACTAATAAACCCCCAAAGGTTGTGATAATCAACACGCAATACGTGGAAACCGACATCAAGGGCTTCAAAAACGTGGTACAAAAGCTGACCGGAAAGGATTCCAAGGTGGAAGACGACGGCGACGATGGCCAGAGAGCGTTGAAAAGATGGTCTGATCATAATGACAACGCCAAGCAGTTTGAAAGTAGTACTAGCTCTAGTAGTCATCGAATGTATTCATCATATGCTACTCCAGCCGATGTTAGAACTTTGACGAGAGATATCTCCTTCAAAGAGATTGAGAGATTACTTAGAGATATGCCGCCGATTGATGAGATGTGA